GATAGTGTGTAGGGGAGGCAAGTGGACCACCAGCGGGGGCAGCGGTTGGCGGGGCTAGAGTGGTTTGATAGGGCATCTGCATATTAGGTAGTGTTCCTGGAGGAGCACCTAATATGGGTAGCAGCGAAGTCGGGAATGGACCATGAGGTGGGGGAGCAAGAGGCGGCACACCAACAGGTACTGGAACAGGGGTGGGCAATGGCGTTATGTTCTCATTCTTTCGCAGGCCCAATTCAGGTGAAAAACTGAAATATTGAGAAGAAGGAGTGGAACCGGATGGTGGTTGCGGCGTGACAGATGAAACATGACTTGCAAACCGGGGAGAAATAGATCTTTTATTGTCATCAGTAGCACTCCGGACGTCACTGTTATCACTGACTTCTGGATATCGCAGTGGAAGAGAATCATTTGTGTATGGCAACAGATAAACAAACAGGTCATGATAATCCCATTGGTACGTATTCAAAGTAAGTAATAAGTTTTCCAGAGACTCGTTGTCTACCGAGCTCTTCAGAATAACAATGCAACTCTGGAAAGTGACGAAGGGAGGAACCATAGAAGTCATTGGAGGCAGCATTTTCACCTGTAAAATGTTGGTATGATATATGATTCCGCCTACCAAATATTTAACCTGCGCCCAGGTCTTGCCCGGAGGGAGATTATCAATTCGTATGGGAATACCACTTGACTGTGAATACGTCTTTTTCTTAGAAGCAACCTTTGCGTTTGTTGTTGGGCTTTCAGTTGCAGAACGGGCAACAAAGGCACTGGCAGAAGCGGCGGATTTAGCATTATAATGTGTTTCCAGAGTCATTATCAAGTAAGCGTAATGTAGGGAGAGGCAGCGAACTCTCGTGTACCAGCCAACTGAACTAGAGACCAAGACTAgccaaaacaaaaaatttaaaggaAACAAGTATGAGAAGAAGGCTTGTTAACCTGACCTTCAACCAAACCTAGAAAACCTTCAGGACAACGCACAGCAGAAGACCAATATTACAACTATGGAATAATACAATGCACACACACAAAAGAGCCCAAGTAAGGTTTGGAAAATGGAGTAGAGAATATATTCCATTCCCCTAATTTTTTGCGGGTCTTCCAGGGCTATGAACCCATCGCTCAAAAATAAGCGCAGTGTCAATTAGAACATCACCGAACCAAAGCAGAAAATATGCTTGCGCCACACACCATGGTCAATCGtagaaaaatatatcgTATTGTACGGGCGGCGGTAGGCGCGGCAATTAGAATGTGTGGGTGCGGAAGCTCACCGCTCAAATTAAGAGAGTGGAAGACGTGTGGTCTGGGTGCGGGGTCCGACCacgtttcttttcatcttttaaGTGGGACTCTTACGAAACACGTCACAGGGTCAAAAGAACGAGAACAAAAGCAATATAACAATTGTCTCAGTCCACGGCAATGACATGGCATGGCCCCGAAGGCTTTTTGTCCGGCTTCCTTGGGTCTTACCCCGCCACGCGTTAATAGTGAGACAAACAGGAAATCCGtatcatttttctctcacACACGCACCCGCGTGCGCCTGATAATTGCAGAATTCTCATTGTCCGGTTTTCTTTATGGGAataatcatcatcatcatcaccaccACCGCTACTCTTGCGATCATCATCAAcatcataatttttttttttaacgCTGTTTGATGGTGGTATGTACTCTTATTGTTACTTACTCaccttttcctttgtgTTTTCTAATTTTGACCATTTTGACCTTTGATGATGTGTGAgttcctcttttctttttctcttttcttttttcctttttttcttttcttactCTGTTAATCACTtactttcctttttgtcCATGATGTCgtcttgttctttttcttcaattgataatgtaTATAAATCTTTCATAACTATCTCTTGActaccaattttttccttccagcttttcttgttatGAAGCGTTTCAACGTTTTAAAATATATCAGAACACCAAAAGCAAACATACATACAATCGCAATGCCTTTGACCACAAAACCtttatctttgaaaatcaaCGCCGCTCTATTCGATGTTGACGGTACCATCATCATCTCCCAACCAGCCATTGCTGCTTTCTGGAGAGATTTCGGTAAGGACAAGCCTTACTTCGATGCCGAACACGTTATCCACATCTCTCACGGTTGGAGAACTTACGATGCCATTGCTAAGTTTGCTCCTGACTTTGCTGATGAAGAATACGTTAACAAACTAGAAGGTGAAATCCCAGAAAAGTACGGTGAACACTCCATTGAAGTTCCAGGTGCCGTCAAATTGTGTAACGCTTTGAACGCCTTgccaaaggaaaaatggGCTGTCGCCACTTCTGGTACCCGTGACATGGCCAAGAAATGGTTCGACATCTTGAAGATCAAGAGACCAGAATACTTCATCACTGCTAATGATGTTAAGCAAGGTAAGCCTCACCCAGAACCATACTTGAAAGGTAGAAACGGTTTGGGTTTCCCAATCAACGAACAAGACCCATCGAAGTCCAAGGTTGTTGTCTTTGAAGACGCCCCAGCTGGTATTGCCGCTGGTAAGGCTGCCGGTTGTAAAATCGTCGGTATTGCTACCACTTTCGATTTGGACTTCTTGAAGGAAAAGGGCTGTGACATTATTGTTAAGAACCACGAATCCATCAGAGTCGGTGAATACAACGCTGAAACCGATGAAGTCGAATTGATCTTTGATGACTACTTATACGCTAAGGATGACTTGTTGAAATGgtaattttctttatttttttgataaaaaccACTACgctaaaaataaaataaaaatgtatgATTTCCCTCCATCTCTGACCAATTGTATAATTTTATATCTGCATGActtaataatataa
This region of Saccharomyces paradoxus chromosome IX, complete sequence genomic DNA includes:
- the GPP1 gene encoding glycerol-1-phosphatase RHR2 (Constitutively expressed DL-glycerol-3-phosphate phosphatase~similar to YIL053W); translated protein: MPLTTKPLSLKINAALFDVDGTIIISQPAIAAFWRDFGKDKPYFDAEHVIHISHGWRTYDAIAKFAPDFADEEYVNKLEGEIPEKYGEHSIEVPGAVKLCNALNALPKEKWAVATSGTRDMAKKWFDILKIKRPEYFITANDVKQGKPHPEPYLKGRNGLGFPINEQDPSKSKVVVFEDAPAGIAAGKAAGCKIVGIATTFDLDFLKEKGCDIIVKNHESIRVGEYNAETDEVELIFDDYLYAKDDLLKW